The Oceanispirochaeta sp. M1 sequence CAACCAGGTGAGTAAACTCAGCCAGTTCGGTCATCTGTACAGTAGCTGCTCCACCTTTCAGGGTATGTGCCGCTCTGAATATTTCATCAACAGAATCTCTATCTTCCGGATTATCTTCGATAGCCAGTATATTCTGTTCTAGAATTTCAACTTGTGAATTGGCCTCAGAATAGAAATCTTTTAATAGCTCTTCATTATTCGGATCTAGGTAATCACTCATTACTGTAATCTCGCTTTGCTGCTTTCTGTGTTTTATATATTTTATATTAAATTAAACTGTCTGATTTTACAAAGACATTCCTATTATACATATGAAAAAGCTTCTATGTAAATAATTTATACTATAGGAATATATGGTCTGCTTAAAAAAGATAAATAAATGCAATTAAATATGTGATGTAAGCAGATAATTCTAAGTTAAGGAACATAATCATACGAAAATTATAAAGTAACACTTTATTTTAAAGGTATGTCCGGATGAAAAAGATTCTTATTCCAGCACTTCTAATATTGCTATCCCTGCCTGTATACAGTCTTGAGACTGGCATCACTACTGAATTCGGTAACTATGGTTTATCAGATTATAGTAGCAGTTCTACAGAATATATTCCTTATTTTCAGTGGGCCGCGGAGATATTCTATCATGATAAGTCAGAATCAAATGATAATCTTCAATATGGATTTGTTCTTGGCCGGGACACGATTAAAGGATACAGCCTTGCTGCAGAATTAAAATTCGTACAACCCTACTACTCCATATCATTTGGTCCTGTATTCGGGATAATAAATGAATCATACACATTAGTTAAGCCGGGATTTTCCGGTAAGCTGCGTGGTGAATGGCCCGGACGTCTTTTTATGGAGATCGGAGGTGATATGATTCCAGCTCAATATGCGGGAGCTGAGAATGACTACAGTAACTACAGCAGCTATTACACATTCGGTTTTTATCTCAAGCAGAATCATATACTGTGCTATTTTACACAACAGCTTGATAATTATGCCGCTCTTTCGGGAAGCAATCCCTATACTGACAGTCTCGTGAGTTACATATTCTACACCATTTTTTTTGAAAAGAGATCAATCTTCAAGATCGAAACTAAAATGGGATATGAAATTCTAAACAGAACATTCCAGGATACAAGTGATATTGAATTAAGAAATATTCTATTTGGTTTAAGAACAGACTTTTTTGTTAAACCGGGTGTATCGGTGTTTATCGGGCTGGATAACAAGATCTATCCGGTTTCAAGAGGTTCAATTGAACTGAATGATGTACCTCTATACCAGATAACAGTAGAATCCGGATTCCGCTGGAGTAAATAAAAAAGACCCCTCTCGGGGTCTTTTATATTTAATAGAGCTTTAGATCGGTCTATTAAGTCAGGTAATTATTCTGCAGCTGGTTCTTCAGCTGTAGCTTCTTCACCTTCAACTTCTTCATCAGAATGCATTTTCTGCTGTTCCAGGTATCTAAGAACCTGTACATTACCAAGTCTTTTGAGTTCAGCATTTCTTCTTGCTTCTTCTCTGTCAGCGAGGATGCTCCATGTGGATTCATGATCGATGTCAGAGTTGAGTTCATCAAGAACTGCCTGGTCATAAATGATACTGATATCTTTTATGTAAGAGATAAAATCTCCGCCTTCCTGCATAGCATCTCTATAGATATAGAGGCTGTCCAGTGTCAGAGCAGGCATGCTTCTGGGGTAAAGGGGATCATTTCTAAGTTCTCTGTTTCTGATTTGAGAAACATAGTTAGGATTCTGCCATTCCAGCTCTCTCCAACCATCAAAGTCAAGGTAACTCAGAAAAATAGACTGTTTGTTGTTTCTCGCATCACGAAGAACAATTCCTAATCCCATGGGGAAGTTCATACCATAGACACGAACTTTAATGGATTTAAGAACACCGACGTTTTTTACAACACCGAATCCGGAGAACTGGTCTCCCCTTACTGCTTCATCGTCAACAGTACTTGTTGCATAAGCGGGGATTTCGAATGGGGGTTTAATCCATGCGTATCCATTAAAGGACCCTTCCGGAAAGTGAACCCTGACACCCATTACCTGGTCACCAGCTGTCGCAAAATTATTTACGTCATTGTTTACAGGAACACCAAGTACATAAGAGAGAGAGTTAT is a genomic window containing:
- a CDS encoding flagellar filament outer layer protein FlaA, producing the protein MKRFFTLLFLAVFCLTGSVFAEETVLINFSDLIDDYQGQNKATVMDFSTVAGTRYTEEEKAAMQTSLLVPNWEVRLTSSSQTVVNNSLSYVLGVPVNNDVNNFATAGDQVMGVRVHFPEGSFNGYAWIKPPFEIPAYATSTVDDEAVRGDQFSGFGVVKNVGVLKSIKVRVYGMNFPMGLGIVLRDARNNKQSIFLSYLDFDGWRELEWQNPNYVSQIRNRELRNDPLYPRSMPALTLDSLYIYRDAMQEGGDFISYIKDISIIYDQAVLDELNSDIDHESTWSILADREEARRNAELKRLGNVQVLRYLEQQKMHSDEEVEGEEATAEEPAAE